From Halanaeroarchaeum sulfurireducens, a single genomic window includes:
- a CDS encoding DUF7561 family protein gives MGEPCAVCGRDVPIAGGIANFWTFDHTETGGMTLELADGSEFFLCFSCMEALPDHPTAADVEALAEERHG, from the coding sequence ATGGGCGAGCCCTGTGCCGTCTGCGGCCGCGACGTGCCGATCGCGGGCGGCATCGCGAACTTCTGGACGTTCGATCACACCGAGACCGGCGGCATGACGCTCGAGTTGGCCGACGGCTCCGAGTTCTTCCTGTGTTTTTCCTGCATGGAAGCGCTGCCCGACCACCCGACCGCTGCGGACGTCGAGGCGCTGGCCGAAGAGCGCCACGGTTAA
- a CDS encoding class I SAM-dependent methyltransferase, protein MPTLAALVRKSEAESTIDALQAEGVYDDERRVRERDADHLAVPVLTSPTETVVEDVIEQDDPEYRRIGLDSLLRDRGFTDGEIAAAPGSWAVVGDVILVAFGECERREAVGDALLDLHGEADTVLARHGISGETRQPDVEVVAGTGDTETVHHEHGTAYALDLSRVMFAPGNKAERAHMGEVVTPEETVLDMFAGVGYFTLPMARAGARVTAVEKNPEAFGYLSENAALNDVHDRVELLLGDCRDVVDARSGAANPRFDRVVMGYYDAYDYLDSALVSLAPGGIVHMHEATPEAELWDRPVGRLHEAAGAAGRTVDVVGRRRVKSHSEGVWHVVVDARVSGLDR, encoded by the coding sequence ATGCCGACGCTCGCAGCACTCGTCCGGAAGTCCGAGGCCGAATCCACGATCGACGCGCTCCAGGCGGAGGGCGTCTACGACGACGAGCGGCGCGTCCGCGAGCGGGACGCCGACCACCTCGCCGTCCCCGTTCTCACCAGCCCGACCGAGACGGTAGTCGAGGACGTCATAGAGCAGGACGATCCGGAATACCGTCGCATCGGCCTCGACTCGTTGCTTCGCGATCGTGGCTTCACCGACGGCGAAATTGCTGCCGCACCGGGATCCTGGGCGGTCGTCGGCGACGTGATCCTGGTCGCCTTCGGGGAGTGTGAGCGCCGCGAGGCGGTCGGAGACGCCCTCCTCGATCTTCACGGCGAGGCCGACACCGTACTCGCCCGCCACGGTATCAGCGGGGAGACCCGCCAGCCCGACGTGGAGGTCGTGGCCGGGACGGGAGATACCGAGACGGTCCACCACGAACACGGGACGGCCTATGCCCTGGACCTCTCGCGGGTGATGTTCGCGCCCGGGAACAAGGCCGAACGCGCACACATGGGCGAGGTCGTCACACCGGAGGAGACCGTTCTCGACATGTTCGCCGGGGTGGGCTACTTCACGCTCCCGATGGCCCGCGCGGGCGCTCGCGTCACGGCCGTCGAGAAGAACCCGGAGGCATTCGGATATCTCTCCGAGAATGCGGCCCTCAACGACGTCCACGACAGGGTCGAACTCCTGCTGGGGGACTGCCGGGACGTCGTCGATGCCCGCTCCGGTGCAGCCAACCCCCGCTTCGATCGTGTCGTGATGGGATACTACGACGCCTACGACTACCTCGACAGCGCCCTGGTCTCGCTCGCCCCGGGCGGAATCGTTCACATGCACGAGGCCACGCCCGAGGCCGAACTGTGGGACCGGCCGGTGGGCCGGCTTCACGAGGCGGCCGGAGCGGCCGGTCGAACCGTCGATGTCGTCGGCCGACGGCGGGTCAAATCTCACAGCGAAGGCGTCTGGCACGTCGTCGTCGACGCTCGCGTCTCCGGGTTAGATCGATAG
- the htpX gene encoding zinc metalloprotease HtpX, producing MQWKTDWGLRLRMGITMFLLFALYLVFAGFIVAYLGGGAAMFLLLMGSFSLGQWYFSDKLTLWSMGAKEVSEAEHPELHRSIRRLSQQADLPMPKVAVVDSEMPNAFATGRSKNHAAVAVTTGILQTLDRDELEGVLAHELSHIKNRDMTVMTVASFLSTVAFLVVRWGWLFAGGRNRQQGGASVIVAILASLVVWIISYLLIRALSRYREFAADRGAAMITGKPSAMASALMKIDNRMDRVPERDLREQSEMNAFFIVPIDKGMIAKLFSTHPPTEKRVERLRELEREVETV from the coding sequence ATGCAGTGGAAAACGGACTGGGGCTTGCGACTGCGCATGGGTATAACCATGTTCCTCCTGTTCGCCCTCTACCTCGTCTTCGCCGGGTTCATCGTCGCGTATCTGGGCGGCGGCGCCGCGATGTTCCTCCTGTTGATGGGGAGTTTCTCGCTCGGGCAGTGGTATTTCAGCGACAAACTCACGCTGTGGAGCATGGGGGCAAAAGAAGTGTCCGAAGCCGAACACCCCGAACTCCACAGGAGCATCCGGCGACTCTCCCAGCAGGCCGACCTCCCGATGCCGAAGGTGGCGGTCGTCGACTCGGAAATGCCCAACGCGTTCGCGACGGGGCGCTCGAAAAACCACGCGGCGGTCGCGGTCACCACCGGCATCCTCCAGACCCTCGACCGCGACGAACTCGAGGGGGTCCTGGCCCACGAACTGTCCCACATCAAGAACCGCGACATGACCGTGATGACGGTCGCCTCTTTCCTCTCGACCGTCGCGTTCCTCGTGGTCCGGTGGGGATGGCTGTTCGCGGGCGGCCGCAACCGCCAGCAGGGCGGGGCATCTGTCATCGTGGCCATCCTCGCGTCACTGGTCGTCTGGATCATCTCCTATCTGCTCATCAGGGCGCTCTCGCGGTATCGGGAGTTCGCCGCCGACCGTGGCGCGGCGATGATCACGGGCAAGCCCTCCGCGATGGCGTCGGCGCTCATGAAGATCGACAACCGCATGGATCGGGTGCCCGAGCGCGACCTGCGCGAGCAATCGGAGATGAACGCCTTCTTCATCGTCCCGATCGACAAGGGTATGATCGCAAAGCTGTTCAGCACCCACCCGCCCACCGAGAAGCGGGTCGAACGACTTCGCGAACTGGAACGAGAGGTAGAGACCGTCTAA
- a CDS encoding 60S ribosomal export protein NMD3: protein MTAESGTFCPRCGDPVERPTGADRRGTGESGTTRRERMLCTACYLEEFDLVDVPDRVQVDVCARCGAVHRGNRWVDVGAKDYTDVAVDAVTEALGVHVQAEDVAWEVTPEQVDQTNIRMHATFTGTVRGEEVTESVTVPVTIAKGICTRCGRISGDYYASVVQVRADGRDPTAEETERAVEIANEVVAEMEATGDRNAFITEVSETRGGLDMKLSTNKIGKKVARNLVTEFGGRVEDSETLVTEDEDGNEVYRVTYAVHLPRYHPGDVVDLDGDGGPVLVRSVKGNLKGVRVTTGEPYEASYEEGNAPDGRVVGTRTDAEETTVVAIEDENAVQIIDPETYESRTVARPAYFDADADVVPTLKSRAGLHILPGN from the coding sequence ATGACAGCCGAGAGCGGCACGTTCTGCCCGCGCTGTGGCGACCCGGTGGAGCGCCCGACGGGCGCCGATCGCCGCGGGACGGGTGAGTCGGGGACGACCCGTCGCGAGCGGATGCTCTGTACCGCGTGCTATCTCGAGGAGTTCGACCTCGTGGACGTGCCCGACCGCGTGCAGGTCGACGTCTGCGCCCGGTGTGGGGCGGTCCACCGCGGCAACCGCTGGGTGGACGTCGGGGCGAAAGACTACACGGACGTCGCCGTCGACGCGGTGACCGAGGCGCTGGGCGTCCACGTCCAGGCAGAGGACGTCGCGTGGGAGGTCACCCCCGAACAGGTCGATCAGACGAACATCCGGATGCACGCCACGTTCACGGGTACCGTCCGCGGGGAGGAGGTCACCGAGTCGGTCACCGTCCCTGTCACCATCGCCAAGGGGATCTGCACCCGCTGCGGGCGCATCTCGGGCGATTACTACGCGTCGGTGGTGCAGGTGCGGGCGGACGGCCGAGATCCGACCGCCGAGGAGACCGAGCGCGCCGTCGAAATCGCCAACGAGGTCGTTGCAGAGATGGAGGCCACGGGCGATCGGAACGCCTTCATCACCGAGGTTTCCGAGACCAGGGGCGGCCTCGACATGAAACTCTCGACGAACAAGATCGGCAAGAAGGTCGCGCGGAACCTCGTCACGGAGTTCGGCGGCCGGGTCGAGGACTCCGAGACCCTGGTGACCGAGGACGAGGACGGCAACGAGGTGTATCGCGTCACCTACGCGGTCCACCTCCCCCGCTATCACCCCGGCGACGTCGTCGATCTCGACGGCGACGGCGGGCCGGTGCTGGTGCGGAGCGTCAAGGGTAATCTCAAGGGCGTCCGGGTGACCACCGGCGAACCCTACGAGGCGAGCTACGAGGAGGGGAACGCTCCGGACGGACGCGTCGTCGGGACCCGGACGGACGCCGAGGAGACGACGGTCGTGGCCATCGAGGACGAAAATGCCGTTCAGATCATCGATCCCGAGACCTACGAATCGCGAACCGTCGCCCGACCCGCCTATTTCGACGCGGACGCGGACGTGGTCCCGACGCTCAAGAGTCGCGCCGGCCTGCACATTCTGCCGGGGAACTGA
- the radA gene encoding DNA repair and recombination protein RadA produces MSADANLEELPGVGPATAEKLHDAGFDSYQSLAVASPGELSNTADVGESTAADIVQAAREAADVGGFETGSDVLERREQIGKLSWGVPEVDELLGGGVETQSITEVYGEFGAGKSQVTHQLAVTVQLPEEHGGLEGSAIFVDSEDTFRPGRIDDMVRGLPDEALEATKEARGIEGPLDDDDVMTELIQDFLDHIHVAKAFNSNHQILLAEKAKEVASEHEDSEWPVRMLAVDSLTAHFRAEYVGRGELADRQQKLNKHLHDLLRMGDLYNTAVVVTNQVQSNPDAFFGDPTKPIGGNILGHTSTFRIYLRKSKGDKRIVRLVDAPNLADGEAVMRVEGRGLKPE; encoded by the coding sequence ATGTCTGCAGACGCGAACCTCGAAGAACTGCCGGGAGTGGGGCCGGCCACGGCGGAAAAGCTACACGATGCGGGATTCGACTCCTACCAGAGTCTGGCGGTCGCCTCGCCCGGCGAACTGTCCAACACGGCCGACGTCGGCGAGTCGACGGCGGCCGATATCGTCCAGGCCGCACGGGAGGCCGCGGACGTCGGGGGATTCGAGACTGGTAGCGACGTTCTCGAGCGTCGCGAACAGATCGGAAAGCTCAGCTGGGGCGTCCCGGAGGTCGACGAGCTGCTCGGGGGCGGCGTCGAGACCCAGTCGATCACCGAGGTCTACGGGGAATTCGGCGCCGGCAAGTCACAGGTGACCCATCAGCTCGCCGTCACCGTCCAACTCCCCGAAGAACACGGCGGCCTGGAGGGCAGTGCCATCTTCGTCGACAGCGAGGATACGTTCAGACCCGGGCGCATCGACGACATGGTGCGGGGCCTCCCCGACGAGGCGCTCGAGGCGACCAAGGAGGCGCGCGGGATCGAGGGACCACTCGACGATGACGACGTCATGACCGAGCTGATCCAGGACTTCCTCGATCATATCCACGTCGCCAAGGCGTTCAACTCCAACCACCAGATCCTCCTCGCGGAGAAGGCAAAGGAGGTCGCAAGCGAGCACGAGGACTCCGAGTGGCCGGTGCGCATGCTGGCGGTGGACTCCCTGACCGCACACTTTCGCGCCGAATACGTGGGCCGGGGCGAACTCGCCGACCGCCAGCAGAAACTCAACAAGCACCTCCACGACCTGCTTCGGATGGGCGATCTGTACAACACCGCCGTGGTCGTCACCAATCAGGTGCAGTCCAATCCGGACGCGTTCTTCGGCGATCCCACGAAACCGATCGGCGGGAACATCCTCGGACACACCTCGACGTTCCGCATCTATCTCCGCAAGTCCAAGGGTGACAAGCGTATCGTCCGCCTGGTCGACGCGCCGAATCTCGCGGACGGCGAGGCCGTCATGCGTGTCGAGGGCCGGGGCCTGAAGCCCGAGTAG
- a CDS encoding DsrE/DsrF/DrsH-like family protein codes for MTGYAIVLASEELERVQAVSMIASVASMSDTPVELFVTMNGLNAFEREAVENMDFEGGRVARAMMEAEDVDVPLFTEQLEQARQIGPLNVYGCELAMDLLGTEMDDYVEGVFDDVLGVSGFLNRAQDKQVIFV; via the coding sequence ATGACCGGCTACGCGATCGTTCTCGCATCCGAAGAACTCGAGCGCGTCCAGGCGGTCAGCATGATCGCCTCGGTCGCCTCGATGTCTGACACCCCCGTCGAACTGTTCGTGACGATGAACGGCCTGAACGCCTTCGAGCGAGAGGCCGTCGAGAATATGGACTTCGAGGGAGGTCGCGTCGCGCGAGCGATGATGGAGGCCGAAGACGTCGACGTCCCGCTGTTCACCGAGCAGCTCGAGCAGGCCCGGCAGATCGGCCCGCTCAACGTCTACGGCTGCGAGCTGGCGATGGACCTGCTGGGAACGGAGATGGACGACTACGTCGAGGGCGTCTTCGACGACGTTCTGGGCGTCTCCGGCTTCCTGAACCGCGCACAGGACAAACAGGTAATCTTCGTCTAA
- the pspAB gene encoding PspA-associated protein PspAB, protein MGVLDSIREALGLRASTDATREADPDDLFQLSGASVTMEADLDLEPISVAGIGFSAMGSTDFRDAVRDVEAVLDGDGWASVHEDEHGYTWAVAEREDFESLVTDLYVAADTLADRGYSDRLLAAVFGFEPIVGEGRAYWIYSFRRGSFYPFAPRSMRERDSALEVKLQSVLDDEMDVEEDTGYWYPLWPDRNGGHPWE, encoded by the coding sequence ATGGGTGTCCTCGACAGCATCCGCGAGGCGCTCGGCCTGCGGGCATCGACGGACGCCACGCGCGAAGCCGACCCGGACGACCTCTTCCAGTTGAGCGGGGCCTCCGTCACGATGGAGGCTGATCTCGATCTGGAGCCGATATCGGTCGCCGGCATCGGTTTCTCGGCGATGGGATCGACCGACTTCCGCGACGCCGTGCGGGACGTCGAGGCGGTCCTCGACGGCGACGGGTGGGCGAGCGTCCACGAGGACGAACACGGCTACACCTGGGCCGTCGCCGAGCGGGAGGATTTCGAGTCCCTGGTCACCGACCTCTACGTGGCCGCGGACACGCTCGCGGATCGGGGCTACAGCGACCGGCTGCTCGCCGCCGTCTTCGGGTTCGAGCCGATCGTTGGGGAGGGACGGGCCTACTGGATCTATTCCTTCCGCCGCGGCTCCTTCTATCCCTTCGCTCCCCGTTCCATGCGAGAACGGGACTCCGCCCTCGAGGTCAAACTCCAGTCGGTGCTCGACGACGAGATGGACGTCGAGGAGGACACGGGATACTGGTACCCGCTATGGCCGGATCGGAACGGCGGCCACCCCTGGGAGTGA
- a CDS encoding sulfurtransferase TusA family protein: MTEEIEADVTVDARGSACPGPLMDLIGKVKSVDSGTVVELLTGDEGSKNDVPEWVDEAGHEHLDTVDEGDYYSIYVQKS; this comes from the coding sequence ATGACCGAGGAAATCGAAGCTGACGTCACGGTCGACGCGCGCGGCTCGGCGTGTCCGGGCCCCCTGATGGACCTCATCGGTAAGGTCAAAAGCGTCGACTCCGGCACCGTGGTGGAACTGTTGACCGGCGACGAAGGATCGAAAAACGACGTCCCCGAGTGGGTCGACGAGGCGGGACACGAGCACCTCGATACGGTCGACGAGGGTGACTATTATAGCATTTACGTGCAAAAGAGCTAA
- a CDS encoding DUF7530 family protein, whose translation MSERGKPTGYSVYGETWVFECIVGAIPGVDISDRAALLVQFFLFEAFIVAIAATYDRWGAVLPGTAAILVATAGSAFMLDIGNRIRSVTVPRTYRQLLFSTSLEVVFGVVGYAAVLTILFVYQPRHGPTLLESVLGPQVPLVAAFLFFLILWDIAYRIGTGWWIALLAIWRAFELDPDAAVADELRAIDYRAAVFALLQLTLLPFVWDYRLLATGLVGHVLAVLVLLVGARLKTGR comes from the coding sequence ATGAGTGAACGAGGAAAGCCGACGGGCTACTCGGTGTACGGGGAGACGTGGGTCTTCGAGTGCATCGTGGGCGCCATTCCGGGCGTCGACATTTCGGATCGCGCCGCGCTCCTCGTTCAGTTTTTCCTGTTCGAGGCGTTCATCGTTGCGATCGCGGCCACCTACGACCGCTGGGGGGCCGTCCTCCCCGGGACGGCGGCCATTCTGGTCGCGACTGCCGGGAGCGCGTTCATGCTCGACATCGGCAACCGGATCCGCTCGGTCACGGTCCCTCGGACGTACCGACAGCTCCTGTTCTCAACGAGTCTGGAAGTGGTCTTCGGGGTCGTGGGATACGCCGCGGTGCTCACGATCCTGTTCGTGTATCAGCCGCGGCACGGTCCGACGCTCCTCGAATCGGTACTTGGACCCCAGGTTCCGCTGGTCGCGGCTTTCCTGTTCTTCCTGATCCTCTGGGACATCGCCTACCGGATCGGCACCGGGTGGTGGATCGCGCTCCTCGCCATCTGGCGGGCGTTCGAGCTGGACCCCGACGCCGCCGTCGCGGACGAACTGCGGGCGATCGACTACCGGGCGGCGGTCTTCGCCCTGCTCCAGTTGACACTCCTCCCGTTCGTCTGGGACTATCGGCTGCTCGCCACGGGACTGGTCGGTCACGTCCTCGCAGTGCTGGTCCTCCTCGTGGGTGCGAGACTGAAAACGGGCCGTTAG
- a CDS encoding helicase C-terminal domain-containing protein: MQPERIVEEFPAPSYRGAQRQALRDVRAAFEAGNDVVLVRAPTGTGKSLIARAIMGCARQPKEAEPTQAVGAYYTTPQVSQLDDVAEDDLLPDLKIVRGKGNYDCILDGERDTPVDRAPCARKRGYDCAVKHRCSYFSARAVASSREYAATTLAYFMNTAGSEVFGKRDVCVIDEAHGLGEWAEMYAAIDLGPATVPVWEDLRIPDLDGDAERTARFAEQVVDVCESAKDELLLVDELTPDEAGRRDRLQERIAELSWFVEDYRDPDSATTWVVDQGDDGRITIKPMDPERYLNHTIWKRANRFALLSATILDKESFCRSVGLDPSSVALVDVPHTFPVENRPLYDVTQGRMTYEKRDETIPRVAETLVSLMAEHPEEKGLVHAHSYAIQEQLADRLRSFGVGDRVRVHDRNTRDASLEAWKQSDDPEVFLSVKMEEALDLSGDLARWQVLTKAPFPNTNDSRVSRRLADGQWAWYYRTALRTVIQAAGRVVRSPDDYGVTYFADTSLLDLFERARADVPDWFEDALDRLDRPDLPAPTAEDALAGMGGRVQQVEAGGERTRKTATQNQTTANGGDAERDSRSPLSDVWDP; this comes from the coding sequence GTGCAGCCAGAGCGCATCGTCGAGGAGTTCCCGGCACCGTCCTACAGGGGCGCCCAGCGACAGGCCCTTCGGGACGTCCGTGCGGCCTTCGAGGCTGGCAACGACGTCGTACTGGTCCGCGCGCCGACCGGGACGGGTAAGTCCCTCATCGCACGGGCCATCATGGGCTGTGCCCGCCAACCGAAAGAGGCCGAGCCGACGCAGGCGGTGGGGGCGTACTACACGACCCCACAGGTGTCCCAGCTCGACGACGTCGCCGAGGATGACCTCCTCCCGGATCTCAAGATCGTGCGCGGGAAAGGCAACTACGATTGTATCCTCGACGGCGAACGGGACACGCCAGTCGACCGTGCCCCCTGTGCCAGAAAGCGCGGCTACGACTGCGCGGTCAAACACCGCTGTTCGTACTTCTCCGCACGCGCCGTGGCCAGTTCCCGGGAGTACGCCGCCACGACACTCGCGTACTTCATGAACACCGCCGGCTCCGAGGTCTTCGGCAAGCGCGACGTCTGTGTCATCGACGAGGCCCACGGCCTGGGCGAGTGGGCGGAGATGTACGCCGCCATCGACCTGGGACCGGCGACGGTCCCGGTCTGGGAGGATCTCCGAATTCCCGACCTGGACGGCGACGCCGAGCGAACCGCCCGGTTCGCAGAGCAGGTCGTCGACGTCTGCGAGTCGGCCAAGGACGAACTGCTCCTCGTGGACGAACTCACCCCCGACGAGGCGGGCCGCCGGGACCGTCTCCAGGAGCGCATCGCCGAACTCTCCTGGTTCGTCGAGGACTACCGCGACCCCGACAGCGCGACCACCTGGGTCGTCGACCAGGGAGACGACGGCCGCATCACCATCAAGCCGATGGACCCCGAGCGGTATCTCAACCACACCATCTGGAAGCGGGCGAACCGGTTCGCGCTCCTTTCGGCCACCATCCTCGACAAGGAGTCCTTCTGTCGGAGCGTCGGCCTCGACCCGAGTTCCGTAGCGCTCGTGGACGTCCCACACACCTTCCCGGTCGAGAATCGTCCCCTCTACGACGTGACCCAGGGCCGCATGACCTACGAGAAGCGCGATGAGACCATCCCGCGCGTCGCCGAGACGCTGGTCTCACTGATGGCCGAGCACCCAGAAGAAAAGGGGCTCGTCCACGCACACTCCTACGCCATCCAGGAGCAACTCGCCGACCGCCTTCGCTCGTTTGGGGTCGGCGACCGCGTTCGCGTCCACGACCGGAATACCCGGGACGCGTCCCTCGAGGCCTGGAAGCAAAGCGACGACCCGGAGGTGTTCCTCTCCGTGAAGATGGAGGAGGCCCTCGACCTCTCGGGCGACCTGGCGCGCTGGCAGGTGCTCACCAAGGCGCCGTTCCCGAACACGAACGACTCGCGGGTGTCCAGGCGACTGGCGGACGGCCAGTGGGCCTGGTACTACCGCACCGCGCTCCGAACCGTGATCCAGGCGGCGGGGCGAGTCGTCCGGTCGCCCGACGACTACGGTGTGACCTACTTCGCGGACACGAGCCTCCTCGACCTCTTCGAGCGGGCGCGGGCCGACGTGCCCGACTGGTTCGAGGACGCTCTCGACCGGTTGGATCGTCCCGACCTGCCCGCACCGACCGCCGAGGACGCGCTCGCAGGAATGGGTGGACGGGTGCAGCAGGTCGAAGCGGGCGGCGAACGGACCCGGAAAACGGCCACGCAGAACCAGACCACCGCGAACGGAGGCGACGCCGAACGCGACTCGCGGAGCCCGTTGTCCGACGTGTGGGACCCGTAA
- a CDS encoding NAD(P)H-binding protein: MHVLVTGATGFVGSHLVPALLQAGHDVRALVRDRGRYDGPDEVELVEGDLLDAPSLAGAFDGIDAAYYLVHSMGTSGDFEERDRTIAHNFVAEADAADVSQVVYLGGLGGEEGDLSEHLRSRREVERLLGTGSFDLTAFRAAIVVGPGSSSFRIVVALTKRLPVMITPAWVRTPCQPIHVDDAIAYLTGAIETPAARGETFEIGGPEVLSYQEMMERTAELLGRRLFILPVPVLTPRLSAYWVDLVTDVPRSVAHPLIEGLKNPVVVTDDSVRDVIDVDLTPFDEAVRRSLVAMGEPVVDE; encoded by the coding sequence ATGCACGTACTGGTGACCGGTGCCACAGGGTTCGTCGGATCACATCTCGTGCCCGCGCTTCTGCAGGCCGGTCACGATGTCCGCGCGCTCGTTCGCGACCGGGGGCGGTACGACGGCCCCGACGAGGTGGAACTGGTCGAGGGGGACCTGCTCGACGCCCCGTCGCTCGCGGGAGCGTTCGATGGTATCGATGCCGCGTACTATCTCGTCCACTCGATGGGAACGTCGGGTGACTTCGAGGAGCGCGACCGCACCATCGCACACAACTTCGTGGCGGAAGCGGACGCCGCGGACGTCTCCCAGGTGGTCTACCTTGGCGGCCTGGGTGGGGAGGAAGGTGATCTCTCCGAGCACCTGCGCTCGCGTCGGGAGGTCGAGCGGCTCCTCGGAACCGGAAGCTTTGACCTGACCGCGTTCCGGGCGGCCATCGTCGTCGGTCCGGGGAGTTCGAGCTTCCGGATCGTCGTCGCGCTGACGAAACGCCTGCCGGTCATGATCACGCCGGCGTGGGTGCGCACGCCCTGTCAGCCCATCCACGTGGACGACGCGATCGCCTACCTGACAGGGGCCATCGAGACGCCGGCGGCGCGTGGGGAGACCTTCGAGATCGGCGGTCCGGAGGTCCTTTCCTATCAAGAGATGATGGAGCGGACGGCCGAACTGCTCGGTCGGCGGCTGTTCATCCTCCCCGTGCCCGTGCTCACACCGCGCCTGTCGGCGTACTGGGTCGACCTCGTCACCGACGTCCCGCGGTCCGTCGCCCATCCGCTCATCGAGGGGCTGAAGAACCCGGTCGTGGTGACCGACGACAGCGTGCGGGACGTTATCGACGTGGACCTGACCCCGTTCGACGAGGCAGTTCGACGGTCGCTCGTCGCGATGGGGGAGCCGGTCGTCGATGAGTGA
- the rmuC gene encoding DNA recombination protein RmuC, whose amino-acid sequence MPVGDYLLAALVFVLLVIVALLVQIRRAVQRDEVETDQLRTALHATLSEMDFAESVSRIEDRATELRDVHHDLEQLLRVPRERGAFGEEQLEIILEDHLPPDMFGVRERVVGNKTPDAHIETQEGLVCIDSKFSLDAYERAIEAQDPSERAAHERTFRNQVDEQLAKIAEDYVRPDRGTTDFAFAFVPSESVYYHLVTEEYDMLQEYTRRGVQVVSPLTLGHKLELIKAGVQARKLSEEAAEILEHLDRLDRRFDAFEDEWSTLERHVANAHTKAEDVDQEIARMRESFDRIEEPTAEE is encoded by the coding sequence ATGCCCGTCGGCGACTATCTTCTCGCGGCGCTCGTGTTCGTCCTGCTCGTGATCGTGGCGCTCCTGGTGCAGATCCGCCGGGCGGTCCAGCGCGACGAGGTCGAGACCGACCAGCTGCGGACCGCGTTGCACGCCACGCTCTCGGAGATGGATTTCGCCGAGTCCGTCTCCCGCATCGAGGACCGGGCGACCGAACTCCGCGACGTTCATCACGACCTCGAGCAGTTGCTTCGCGTGCCCCGCGAGCGCGGCGCCTTTGGCGAGGAACAGCTCGAGATCATCCTCGAGGATCACCTGCCGCCGGACATGTTCGGCGTTCGCGAGCGCGTGGTTGGCAACAAGACGCCGGACGCCCACATCGAGACCCAGGAGGGGCTGGTCTGCATCGACTCGAAGTTCTCCCTGGACGCCTACGAGCGGGCGATCGAAGCCCAGGACCCGTCCGAGCGGGCCGCCCACGAGCGGACGTTCCGAAACCAGGTCGACGAGCAACTCGCGAAGATCGCCGAGGATTACGTCCGCCCTGACCGGGGCACCACCGACTTCGCGTTCGCCTTCGTCCCCTCGGAGAGCGTCTACTACCACCTCGTGACCGAGGAGTACGATATGCTCCAGGAGTACACCCGCCGCGGCGTGCAGGTCGTCTCACCCCTCACGCTTGGCCACAAACTCGAACTCATCAAGGCGGGCGTCCAGGCCCGGAAGCTCTCGGAGGAGGCCGCGGAAATCCTCGAGCACCTCGACCGGCTCGACCGACGGTTCGACGCGTTCGAAGACGAGTGGAGCACCCTCGAACGGCACGTCGCCAACGCTCACACCAAAGCTGAGGACGTCGATCAGGAGATCGCGCGCATGCGCGAGTCCTTCGATCGTATCGAGGAGCCCACGGCCGAGGAGTGA